In a single window of the uncultured Pseudodesulfovibrio sp. genome:
- a CDS encoding permease yields the protein MSEQNNIPCACESGAPKTAKGEGGVGRILILQVLAVAAWYVLYLQLLPFSNWFAYGLLGLDPASHLGSAVQFFVYDTPKVLMLLLLVVYGVGILRSFVTVNWTRAFLAGKRESAGNVLAALLGVVTPFCSCSAVPLFIGFMTAGIPLGVTFSFLIAAPMVNEIALVLLYGLLGWKVAALYFATGISIAVVAGWVMGRMRLEPYVEDWVREIRAGEAADEPHMTWKDRFSYALDSVRDIVGRVWKFVVLGIAVGAAIHGYVPEGELAGIMGSEAWWSVPLSVLLGIPMYTNAAGVIPVVEALLGKGAALGTTLAFMMSVIALSFPEMVILRKVLKPRLIAAFILVVGCGILIVGYLFNAII from the coding sequence ATGTCTGAACAGAACAACATTCCCTGCGCCTGCGAGAGCGGCGCGCCCAAGACCGCCAAAGGTGAAGGCGGGGTCGGACGCATCCTTATCCTGCAGGTCCTGGCCGTGGCCGCCTGGTATGTGCTCTACCTGCAACTGCTGCCCTTCTCCAATTGGTTCGCCTACGGGCTGCTCGGTCTGGACCCGGCCAGCCACCTGGGGTCGGCGGTGCAGTTCTTCGTCTACGACACGCCCAAGGTGCTCATGCTCCTGCTGCTGGTAGTCTACGGCGTGGGCATCCTGCGCTCCTTCGTGACCGTCAACTGGACCCGCGCCTTCCTGGCCGGAAAGCGGGAGTCCGCAGGCAACGTGCTGGCCGCCCTGCTCGGCGTGGTCACCCCGTTCTGCTCCTGCTCTGCCGTACCGCTGTTCATCGGGTTCATGACCGCAGGCATCCCCCTGGGCGTGACCTTCTCCTTCCTCATCGCCGCGCCCATGGTCAACGAGATCGCCCTTGTCCTGCTGTACGGGCTGCTCGGCTGGAAGGTCGCGGCCCTGTATTTCGCCACCGGCATCAGCATCGCCGTGGTCGCGGGCTGGGTCATGGGCCGCATGCGACTTGAACCGTACGTGGAAGACTGGGTGCGCGAAATCCGCGCGGGCGAAGCGGCGGACGAGCCGCACATGACCTGGAAGGACCGCTTCTCGTACGCACTGGATTCCGTGCGCGACATCGTGGGCCGGGTCTGGAAGTTCGTGGTCCTGGGCATCGCCGTGGGCGCGGCCATCCACGGCTACGTGCCCGAGGGCGAGCTGGCCGGAATCATGGGCAGCGAGGCGTGGTGGTCCGTGCCTCTGTCCGTGCTGCTGGGCATCCCCATGTACACCAACGCGGCGGGCGTCATTCCGGTGGTCGAGGCTTTGCTCGGCAAGGGCGCGGCGCTCGGCACCACCCTGGCGTTCATGATGTCCGTCATCGCCCTGTCCTTCCCGGAGATGGTCATTCTGCGCAAGGTCCTCAAGCCCCGGCTGATCGCGGCCTTCATCCTGGTCGTAGGCTGCGGCATCCTCATCGTCGGCTATCTTTTCAACGCTATCATCTAA
- a CDS encoding RHS repeat-associated core domain-containing protein yields MRRDDGTVAGLFYDQVGSLRVVVDVDDNVIKEVLYDPFGGIIEDTNPDLRLPIGFAGGLHDRDLGFVRFGWRDYDVRTGRWTAPDPIGEQGGDPDWYGYCLDDPVNANDPTGLLAFLLPFATGMAGATAIGATGSYLAAKAADWFGKKTDKDYGQDKPTATEGVHDAMGKVIGINSGIVGAAGAAKAAPATAAAAMQHPDKLAAGSQAAVDFANGYFDEGPPPPSWSGYVGGMLGKAKDIPKKR; encoded by the coding sequence ATGCGCCGCGACGACGGCACCGTGGCCGGGCTGTTCTACGACCAGGTCGGCTCCCTGCGCGTGGTTGTCGACGTAGACGACAACGTGATAAAGGAAGTGCTGTACGACCCGTTCGGCGGCATCATCGAGGACACCAACCCGGACCTGCGCCTGCCCATCGGCTTCGCGGGCGGCCTGCACGACCGGGACCTGGGCTTCGTCCGCTTCGGCTGGCGCGACTACGACGTCAGGACCGGCAGGTGGACCGCGCCAGATCCGATTGGGGAGCAGGGCGGCGATCCGGATTGGTACGGGTATTGTCTGGATGACCCGGTGAACGCCAACGATCCGACGGGGCTGCTGGCGTTTCTCCTGCCCTTCGCGACAGGCATGGCGGGCGCGACCGCCATTGGTGCCACCGGATCGTACCTTGCGGCCAAGGCTGCGGATTGGTTCGGCAAGAAGACCGACAAGGATTACGGCCAGGACAAACCCACGGCCACCGAGGGCGTCCATGATGCCATGGGCAAGGTAATCGGGATCAATTCCGGAATTGTCGGCGCGGCAGGTGCGGCAAAGGCGGCTCCTGCGACTGCGGCAGCAGCGATGCAGCATCCGGACAAATTGGCGGCGGGATCACAAGCGGCTGTCGATTTTGCGAATGGGTACTTTGATGAGGGTCCTCCGCCACCTTCTTGGTCAGGTTATGTCGGGGGAATGCTTGGGAAAGCGAAAGATATCCCAAAAAAGAGATAA
- a CDS encoding stomatin-like protein, which produces MDPATMTSLITALVFVLLVVVLIIKTAVVVPQKSQFVVERLGKYAKTIGAGLHILIPFIDRIAYKRSLKEEVMDVPAQTCITRDNVSVTIDGVLYIRVMDAKMSAYGIENYYIAASQLAQTSLRSAIGKIDLDKTFEERETINASVVQAVDEAAQEWGIKVMRYEIKDITPPGTVMAAMEAQMKAEREKRAEIALSEGDRQSRINRAEGLRQEAIHVSEGEKQKRINEAEGQAQEILLVADATAEGIRKVAEAVNLPGGLEAMNLKVAQQYVSEFGKLAKTNNTMIIPADLAGMGGMVATATEIINTAMQKGGKGNCRTAQLSQPAQPEFKVE; this is translated from the coding sequence ATGGATCCAGCAACCATGACTTCCCTGATCACGGCCCTGGTGTTCGTCCTGCTGGTGGTCGTACTGATCATCAAGACCGCAGTGGTCGTGCCCCAGAAAAGCCAGTTCGTGGTCGAACGGCTCGGCAAATACGCCAAGACCATCGGCGCGGGTCTGCACATCCTCATCCCGTTCATCGACCGCATCGCCTACAAGCGGTCGCTCAAGGAAGAGGTCATGGACGTCCCGGCCCAGACCTGCATCACCCGCGACAACGTGTCCGTGACCATCGACGGCGTGCTCTACATCCGCGTGATGGACGCCAAGATGTCCGCCTACGGCATCGAGAATTATTACATCGCCGCCTCCCAGCTGGCCCAGACCTCCCTGCGCTCGGCCATCGGCAAGATCGACCTGGACAAGACCTTCGAGGAACGCGAGACCATCAACGCCTCCGTGGTCCAGGCCGTGGACGAGGCCGCCCAGGAGTGGGGCATCAAGGTCATGCGCTACGAGATCAAGGACATCACCCCTCCGGGCACCGTCATGGCCGCCATGGAGGCCCAGATGAAGGCCGAACGCGAAAAGCGCGCCGAGATCGCCCTGTCCGAAGGCGACCGCCAATCGCGCATCAACCGCGCCGAAGGTCTCCGCCAGGAAGCCATTCACGTATCGGAAGGTGAAAAGCAGAAGCGCATCAACGAGGCGGAAGGCCAGGCCCAGGAAATCCTTCTGGTGGCCGACGCCACAGCTGAAGGCATCCGCAAGGTCGCCGAGGCCGTCAACCTGCCCGGCGGGCTCGAGGCCATGAACCTCAAGGTCGCCCAGCAGTATGTCTCCGAGTTCGGCAAGCTGGCCAAGACCAACAACACCATGATCATCCCCGCCGACCTCGCCGGTATGGGCGGCATGGTCGCCACCGCCACCGAGATCATCAACACCGCCATGCAGAAGGGTGGCAAGGGCAACTGCAGGACCGCCCAGCTTTCGCAACCCGCGCAGCCCGAGTTCAAAGTGGAGTAG
- a CDS encoding metalloregulator ArsR/SmtB family transcription factor — MENIEVQEILLTDRFEERAKVVKAMAHPSRLKMIDELSRGERCVCDLRELVGADMSTVSKHLSVLKKAGIVEDERRGKQIYYRLRVPCVINFFHCIESVIEAKGK; from the coding sequence ATGGAGAACATTGAAGTGCAGGAAATCTTACTGACAGACCGCTTCGAGGAGCGAGCCAAGGTGGTCAAGGCCATGGCCCATCCGTCGAGACTGAAGATGATCGACGAACTGTCGCGCGGCGAACGGTGCGTCTGCGACCTGCGCGAGTTGGTGGGCGCGGACATGTCCACCGTGTCGAAGCACCTGTCCGTGCTCAAGAAAGCGGGGATCGTCGAGGACGAGCGGCGCGGCAAACAGATCTACTACCGGCTGCGCGTACCCTGTGTGATCAACTTCTTCCACTGCATCGAGTCCGTGATAGAGGCCAAGGGGAAGTAA
- a CDS encoding ATP-binding protein — protein sequence MTPDPIRISPTSSRDQRRHRREYVIALIFIVLIAGLTWAELKYLSGDYYLILNLLILNVVFLLAMLFYVARNAVRLILERRRRVLGSKLRTRLVLAFISLSLIPTVLIYLVSVKFVQTSVDYWFKGQVEESMEQALELGRAFYGSAQDRLERRGAVMIKDIVDSKFAWGGKAMDKYLNRKFDEYDLSLVGVITPEGNEQNTHATAQWSQAWPEIKEKIDWQSLRADPRSWTTIIPKPGSDLVLGVTPVDEGKTGYLVVGETVGQGLLHRLDQIVRGLDEYKKLKTRKYPWKMNLYLTLGVMALLIILGAIWFGFRLAKELSAPVQALAAGTERVGRGDLSVRLEDRSDDELGFLVQSFNRMAEDLEQSQNSVQQANERLAQQNQELERRGQYIEAVLNNITSGVISMDSEGRIGTVNTAAESILGIPGELLIGKVPYRFLSGDFADMVKEALAQLSTKPGGVWQRQLDLPVRGKLIKVLVNVVSLKNVGGRDAGHVAVFEDITELEKIQRLAAWREVARRIAHEIKNPLTPIKLSAQRLQRKYGEEIGEKTFNECTGLIVNQVERLQNMVTEFSAYAKLPEVQPRPDKLAPLLEEVTAMFANTHREVKWGLSIPTEIGEFPFDREGIRKVLINLFTNAAEALKGMQGGQVKIEAIHDPEAGTVTISVADNGPGLPKDSSRMFEPYYTEKKGGTGLGLTIVRSIIADHGGMVRAASNQPKGTVFIIELHDA from the coding sequence GTGACGCCCGATCCGATTCGCATCAGTCCGACCTCCAGCAGGGACCAGCGACGGCACCGGCGTGAATACGTCATCGCGCTCATCTTCATCGTCCTCATCGCCGGGCTGACCTGGGCCGAGCTCAAATACCTGAGCGGCGACTACTACCTGATTCTCAACCTGCTCATCCTGAACGTGGTCTTTCTGCTGGCCATGCTCTTCTACGTGGCCCGCAACGCGGTGCGCCTCATTCTGGAACGCCGCCGCCGGGTGCTCGGTTCCAAGCTGCGCACACGGCTGGTCCTGGCTTTCATCTCTCTTTCGCTCATCCCCACGGTGCTCATCTATCTGGTCTCGGTGAAGTTCGTGCAGACTTCGGTGGACTACTGGTTCAAGGGGCAGGTGGAGGAATCCATGGAGCAGGCGCTGGAGCTCGGACGCGCCTTCTACGGATCGGCCCAGGACCGCCTTGAGCGGCGCGGGGCCGTCATGATCAAGGATATCGTCGACTCCAAGTTCGCCTGGGGCGGCAAGGCCATGGACAAGTACCTGAACCGCAAGTTCGACGAGTACGACCTGAGCCTGGTGGGCGTCATCACCCCGGAGGGCAACGAGCAGAATACCCATGCCACGGCCCAGTGGAGCCAGGCCTGGCCCGAGATCAAGGAAAAGATCGACTGGCAATCCCTGCGCGCCGACCCCCGCTCGTGGACGACCATCATCCCCAAGCCCGGCTCGGATCTGGTCCTGGGCGTGACCCCGGTTGACGAGGGCAAGACCGGCTATCTGGTTGTCGGCGAGACCGTGGGCCAGGGGCTGCTGCACCGGCTCGACCAGATCGTGCGCGGCCTGGACGAGTACAAGAAGCTCAAGACCCGCAAGTACCCGTGGAAGATGAATTTATACCTGACCCTCGGGGTCATGGCCCTGTTGATCATCCTGGGGGCCATCTGGTTCGGGTTCCGGCTGGCCAAGGAGCTGTCCGCCCCGGTCCAGGCGTTGGCCGCGGGTACCGAACGCGTCGGCCGAGGCGACCTGTCCGTGCGCCTGGAAGACCGCTCGGACGACGAACTCGGCTTCCTGGTTCAGTCCTTCAACCGCATGGCCGAAGACCTGGAGCAGAGCCAGAACTCCGTACAACAGGCCAATGAGCGGCTGGCCCAGCAGAATCAGGAGCTGGAACGACGCGGCCAGTACATCGAGGCCGTGCTCAACAACATCACCTCGGGCGTCATCTCCATGGACTCCGAAGGCCGCATCGGTACGGTCAACACCGCTGCCGAGAGCATCCTCGGCATCCCTGGCGAACTGCTCATCGGCAAGGTCCCCTACCGCTTCCTGTCCGGCGATTTCGCGGACATGGTCAAGGAGGCCCTGGCCCAGTTGTCCACCAAGCCCGGCGGAGTCTGGCAGCGCCAGCTCGACCTGCCCGTGCGCGGCAAGCTGATCAAGGTTCTGGTCAACGTGGTCTCGCTCAAGAACGTGGGTGGCCGCGACGCGGGCCATGTGGCCGTGTTCGAGGACATCACCGAGCTGGAAAAGATCCAGCGGCTGGCCGCATGGCGCGAGGTGGCCCGGCGCATTGCCCACGAGATCAAGAACCCGCTCACGCCCATCAAGCTGTCCGCCCAGCGGCTGCAACGCAAATACGGCGAGGAGATCGGCGAAAAGACCTTCAACGAATGCACCGGGCTGATCGTCAATCAGGTGGAGCGGCTTCAGAACATGGTCACCGAGTTCTCGGCCTACGCCAAGCTGCCCGAAGTCCAGCCTCGGCCGGACAAACTCGCCCCGCTGCTCGAGGAAGTCACGGCCATGTTCGCCAACACCCACCGCGAGGTCAAATGGGGCCTGTCCATACCGACGGAAATCGGCGAGTTCCCCTTTGACCGCGAAGGCATCCGCAAGGTGCTCATCAACCTGTTCACCAACGCGGCCGAAGCCCTCAAGGGCATGCAGGGCGGACAGGTCAAGATCGAAGCCATCCACGACCCGGAAGCGGGTACCGTGACCATCTCCGTGGCCGACAACGGACCGGGCCTGCCCAAGGACTCATCGCGCATGTTCGAGCCCTACTACACCGAGAAGAAAGGCGGCACCGGCCTGGGCCTGACCATTGTCCGGTCCATCATCGCCGACCACGGCGGCATGGTCCGGGCCGCTTCCAACCAACCCAAAGGCACCGTGTTCATCATCGAACTGCACGACGCCTAG
- a CDS encoding MOSC domain-containing protein has product MGTVQAVNISDRKGEKKHEVASITLVEDYGVEHDAHGGSGRQVSLLALERIEDMKKALDTLKAGDFAENITTTGLAASELAPGMRLTVGEAELEITQIGKTCHHGCAIRQQVGYCIMPKEGVFGRVIKGGVVKKGDSIAIVQGV; this is encoded by the coding sequence ATGGGAACGGTTCAGGCGGTCAACATCAGCGATCGTAAGGGTGAGAAGAAGCATGAAGTGGCATCGATCACGCTCGTCGAAGACTATGGCGTGGAGCATGACGCCCACGGCGGGAGCGGACGGCAGGTCAGCCTGCTGGCGCTGGAGCGCATCGAGGACATGAAAAAGGCGCTTGATACGCTCAAGGCGGGCGATTTCGCGGAAAACATCACCACCACAGGCCTGGCCGCGTCCGAGCTCGCACCCGGCATGCGCCTGACCGTGGGCGAAGCCGAGCTGGAGATAACCCAGATCGGCAAGACCTGCCATCACGGGTGCGCCATCCGTCAGCAGGTCGGCTACTGCATCATGCCCAAGGAAGGGGTGTTCGGCAGGGTGATAAAGGGCGGAGTGGTCAAAAAGGGCGACAGTATCGCTATCGTTCAAGGCGTCTGA
- a CDS encoding putative zinc-binding protein, which translates to MSDCGCSCQAAPKFVFSCSGAADVGEVADQAARGVSREGTAKMFCLAGIGGRVSGIVKSTEAAQKVVAIDGCPLNCARKTLEEAGFTGFDHIQLDDLGFKKGESPATPENIQTVMRAVSEAFSK; encoded by the coding sequence ATGTCCGATTGCGGTTGCTCTTGTCAGGCGGCTCCGAAATTCGTGTTCTCCTGTTCCGGCGCGGCGGACGTCGGCGAGGTGGCGGACCAGGCCGCGCGCGGCGTGTCGCGTGAGGGTACGGCCAAGATGTTCTGCCTGGCCGGCATCGGTGGCCGGGTGTCCGGCATCGTCAAGTCCACCGAGGCGGCCCAAAAGGTGGTGGCCATCGACGGCTGTCCCCTGAACTGCGCGCGCAAGACCCTTGAGGAAGCGGGCTTCACCGGGTTCGACCACATCCAGCTCGACGACCTTGGTTTCAAGAAAGGCGAGTCCCCGGCCACCCCGGAAAACATCCAGACCGTGATGCGGGCCGTGTCCGAAGCGTTCTCCAAATAA
- a CDS encoding thioredoxin family protein, with translation MKILVMGPGCPKCEQAEKTVRDAVAEAGIAADIEKVKDFQEIAKYGIFSTPAVVIDGEVKVVGKAPSKKDVLGWLK, from the coding sequence ATGAAGATTCTGGTTATGGGACCCGGCTGTCCCAAGTGTGAACAGGCCGAAAAGACCGTGCGCGACGCCGTGGCCGAAGCGGGTATCGCGGCGGACATCGAAAAGGTCAAGGATTTCCAGGAAATCGCCAAATACGGCATCTTTTCCACCCCGGCGGTCGTCATCGATGGCGAGGTCAAGGTGGTCGGCAAGGCTCCGTCCAAGAAAGACGTGCTCGGCTGGCTGAAGTAG
- a CDS encoding HAD family hydrolase, protein MKLDAIIFDFDGTLADVPLDFDFMKTKIAALGEVFMDERPVPDGTPALEWLEQLSAQVMERDRDEGLEFLSRGRLVIAATELDAARDGCLYEFTRPVLDDLKARGVATGVISRNISAAIKTVFPDIEDHLGVFLPRESSDRLKPDPAHLLRALESLGVSPERALMVGDHPMDVETGKRAGTLSAGVTTGRIEAEGFSLLAPDFVATDVAALMGELKRREMI, encoded by the coding sequence TTGAAACTCGACGCCATCATATTTGATTTTGACGGAACCCTGGCCGACGTGCCTCTGGACTTTGACTTCATGAAGACAAAGATCGCGGCGCTCGGCGAGGTGTTCATGGACGAACGTCCGGTGCCGGACGGTACGCCTGCCCTGGAATGGCTGGAACAGCTGTCCGCGCAGGTCATGGAACGTGATCGTGACGAGGGACTGGAATTCCTCTCAAGGGGGCGGCTGGTCATCGCGGCCACGGAACTGGACGCGGCCCGCGACGGCTGTCTGTACGAATTCACCCGCCCGGTGCTTGACGATCTCAAGGCGCGCGGCGTGGCCACGGGGGTTATCTCCCGGAACATCTCGGCGGCCATCAAAACAGTCTTCCCGGACATCGAGGACCACCTGGGTGTTTTCCTGCCCCGGGAGAGCTCGGACCGCCTCAAACCCGACCCCGCCCACCTGCTCCGGGCCCTCGAGTCCCTCGGCGTATCTCCAGAGCGGGCCCTTATGGTCGGTGATCACCCCATGGATGTGGAGACCGGCAAACGCGCCGGAACCCTGTCCGCGGGCGTGACAACAGGGCGTATCGAGGCAGAGGGTTTCTCACTCCTCGCCCCGGATTTCGTGGCCACGGACGTGGCCGCGCTCATGGGCGAACTCAAACGGCGCGAAATGATCTAG
- a CDS encoding NfeD family protein encodes MESFVSAQNIQWLIWLGIGLVFVIAELAVPAFIVVFFGAGAFIAGATAFFGASVPVQLVVFGVSSVILLLLFRKMMAATFTGEKAEDEQERNVIGQLAEVVDAIRPPQPGRIKFQGSFWSARSSEPVEPDSMVRIVKRDENDVNTFVVEKEQ; translated from the coding sequence ATGGAATCTTTCGTTTCGGCCCAAAACATACAATGGCTCATCTGGCTTGGCATCGGCCTGGTCTTCGTCATCGCCGAGCTGGCGGTGCCTGCCTTCATTGTGGTTTTTTTCGGCGCGGGCGCGTTCATTGCCGGAGCCACGGCCTTTTTCGGCGCTTCGGTCCCGGTCCAGCTGGTGGTCTTCGGCGTCTCGTCCGTGATCCTGCTGTTGCTGTTCCGTAAGATGATGGCCGCCACCTTCACGGGTGAAAAGGCCGAAGACGAACAGGAACGGAACGTCATCGGCCAGCTGGCCGAGGTCGTGGACGCCATCCGCCCCCCCCAACCCGGTAGAATCAAGTTTCAGGGCTCGTTCTGGAGCGCCCGGAGCAGCGAGCCCGTGGAGCCGGACTCCATGGTCCGCATCGTCAAACGTGACGAGAACGACGTGAACACCTTTGTGGTGGAAAAGGAGCAATAG
- a CDS encoding glutamine synthetase family protein, whose product MSIPVFNCKNADDVMKAVKDYNVSFIQYWFVDILGTLKSFQITPSELEASFEEGMGFDGSSILGFCRIDESDMVAMPDPTTFQICSWRPSEKPVARMFCDVVNPDGSPFEADSRFVLKKVMAQAAEKGYTFYVGPELEFFLFADDQDTETLDAGGYFDAPPLDLGNNIRRDIIFALGAMGIQVEYSHHEVAPSQHEIDLRYQEGMKMADTAMTYRVVVKETARKFGCYGTFMPKPIFGENGSGMHVHQSLFKNGRNVFYDANDEYHLSAEGKAYIAGILKHAPEFVCVTNQWVNSYKRLVPGYEAPVYIAWARRNRSALVRVPMYKPGKENATRMELRCPDPAANPYLAFAVQLAAGLKGIEENYTLADPVEEDIFAMNDRQLKRNRIKALPGSLYEAAMNLQKSTFMKEVLGEHLHTALVDNKLAEWDEYRTQVTEYELDKYLPIL is encoded by the coding sequence ATGAGTATTCCTGTTTTCAATTGCAAAAACGCAGACGACGTGATGAAGGCGGTCAAAGACTACAACGTCAGCTTCATCCAGTACTGGTTCGTGGACATCCTCGGCACCCTGAAGAGCTTCCAGATCACCCCGAGCGAGCTCGAGGCCTCCTTTGAAGAGGGCATGGGCTTCGACGGCTCGTCCATCCTCGGCTTCTGCCGAATCGACGAATCCGACATGGTCGCCATGCCCGATCCGACCACCTTCCAGATCTGCTCCTGGCGGCCTTCGGAAAAGCCCGTGGCCCGCATGTTCTGCGACGTGGTCAATCCCGACGGCTCCCCGTTCGAGGCAGATTCCCGTTTTGTGCTCAAGAAGGTCATGGCTCAGGCCGCCGAGAAGGGCTACACCTTCTATGTCGGCCCCGAGCTTGAATTTTTCCTGTTCGCCGACGACCAGGACACCGAGACCCTGGACGCGGGCGGCTATTTCGACGCCCCGCCGCTGGACCTGGGCAACAACATCCGCCGCGACATCATCTTCGCCCTGGGCGCCATGGGCATTCAGGTGGAGTACTCCCACCACGAGGTCGCCCCGTCCCAGCACGAGATCGACCTGCGCTACCAGGAAGGCATGAAGATGGCCGATACGGCCATGACCTACCGCGTGGTGGTCAAGGAGACCGCCCGCAAGTTCGGCTGCTACGGCACGTTCATGCCCAAGCCCATTTTCGGCGAAAACGGCTCGGGCATGCATGTCCACCAGTCCCTGTTCAAGAACGGTCGCAACGTCTTCTACGACGCCAACGACGAGTACCACCTGTCCGCCGAGGGCAAGGCCTACATCGCGGGCATCCTGAAGCACGCTCCGGAATTCGTCTGCGTGACCAACCAGTGGGTCAACTCCTACAAGCGGCTGGTGCCCGGCTACGAGGCCCCGGTGTACATCGCCTGGGCGCGGCGCAACCGTTCGGCCCTGGTGCGCGTACCCATGTACAAGCCCGGCAAGGAGAACGCCACCCGCATGGAACTGCGCTGCCCGGATCCGGCCGCCAACCCGTATCTGGCCTTTGCGGTCCAGCTGGCCGCCGGTCTCAAGGGCATCGAGGAGAACTACACCCTGGCCGACCCGGTTGAAGAGGACATCTTCGCCATGAACGACCGCCAGCTCAAGCGCAACCGGATCAAGGCCCTGCCCGGCTCCCTGTACGAGGCGGCCATGAACCTGCAGAAGTCCACCTTCATGAAGGAAGTCCTGGGCGAGCACCTGCACACCGCCCTGGTCGACAACAAGCTGGCCGAATGGGACGAGTACCGTACCCAGGTCACTGAATATGAGTTGGACAAGTATCTGCCGATACTTTAG
- a CDS encoding TIGR01777 family oxidoreductase yields the protein MRAIIAGGTGFIGRELVRELREHGWEILILSRNPGKVASVFENGGVIGMPWDNGWTDLLGPDTAVVNLAGENIAGGRWTGKRKQRILQSRVQAGERILQAVERSGSAPGILIQASAVGYYGPRGTTPLNEYAESGTGFLAEVCRQWEASTAPLERMGTRRCIVRTGMVLGNGGALPRMLPPFKYYLGGPPGDGLQGVSWIHLKDEVRAIRFLMENPETSGPYNLCAPTPVNFAKFAHVLGTVLHRPYKTPVPPFALRLLFGQMADEVLLSGQLALPERLTKAGFEFKFPDLEAALRDVLR from the coding sequence GTGCGCGCAATAATCGCCGGAGGAACCGGCTTTATAGGCAGGGAGTTGGTTCGGGAACTGCGGGAACATGGTTGGGAGATTCTCATCCTGTCGCGCAATCCGGGCAAGGTCGCTTCCGTATTTGAAAACGGGGGCGTCATCGGCATGCCCTGGGACAACGGCTGGACCGACCTGCTCGGGCCTGATACCGCCGTGGTCAATCTGGCCGGAGAGAACATCGCCGGGGGACGCTGGACCGGCAAACGCAAGCAACGCATCCTCCAAAGCCGGGTCCAGGCCGGAGAACGCATCCTCCAGGCCGTGGAACGGTCGGGCTCTGCCCCGGGCATACTCATCCAGGCCTCTGCCGTAGGCTACTACGGACCCCGCGGCACCACCCCGCTCAACGAATACGCCGAGTCCGGGACCGGCTTCCTGGCAGAGGTCTGCCGACAATGGGAAGCGTCCACCGCCCCGCTCGAAAGAATGGGCACCCGTCGCTGCATTGTCCGCACCGGCATGGTCCTGGGCAACGGCGGCGCGCTTCCGCGCATGCTCCCGCCCTTCAAATACTACCTCGGCGGCCCCCCGGGCGACGGCCTTCAGGGCGTCTCCTGGATTCATCTGAAAGACGAGGTCAGGGCCATCCGCTTCCTCATGGAAAACCCCGAGACCAGCGGTCCCTACAACCTCTGCGCCCCTACCCCGGTCAACTTCGCCAAGTTCGCCCACGTACTCGGCACCGTCCTGCACCGGCCCTACAAAACGCCGGTCCCGCCCTTTGCCCTGCGCCTGCTGTTCGGACAAATGGCCGACGAGGTGCTCCTGTCCGGGCAACTCGCCCTCCCCGAAAGGCTGACCAAGGCTGGATTCGAATTCAAATTCCCGGATCTGGAAGCCGCCCTGCGCGACGTACTGCGGTAG
- a CDS encoding DUF4390 domain-containing protein — MRNPDHKRAGAKPATLFPAAFLAVLILAGVAMAQSLSLKAPTLANVNGRLTAQFGIVVEDRPILKGELEDGAVLVLKCEVNLLEPRDYWLDRDISEAHFQSRLSFDPLTREFVMTLPDRQSPLRSEDLSEILDKGWGTIGATLGSWTLLDRGKKYSLRLRTSMNEEGAPEGMMRFIYFWSWDAGANNAFQLDFTF, encoded by the coding sequence ATGCGCAACCCTGACCACAAGCGTGCCGGAGCGAAACCGGCCACCCTTTTCCCGGCCGCTTTTTTGGCCGTTCTGATCCTGGCAGGCGTTGCCATGGCCCAGAGCCTGAGTCTCAAGGCTCCTACCCTGGCCAATGTGAACGGCCGACTCACGGCGCAATTCGGCATCGTGGTCGAGGACAGGCCGATCCTCAAGGGCGAGCTGGAAGACGGGGCCGTGCTGGTCCTCAAGTGCGAGGTCAACCTGCTTGAGCCGCGTGACTATTGGCTGGACCGGGATATTTCCGAAGCCCATTTCCAAAGCCGGTTGAGCTTCGATCCGCTGACCCGCGAGTTCGTCATGACCCTGCCCGACAGGCAATCGCCGTTGCGGAGCGAGGATCTGAGCGAAATTCTGGACAAAGGCTGGGGCACAATCGGCGCCACCCTGGGCTCCTGGACCCTGCTCGACCGGGGCAAAAAATATTCCCTGCGCCTGCGCACCTCCATGAACGAGGAAGGCGCGCCCGAAGGCATGATGCGTTTCATCTATTTCTGGTCCTGGGACGCCGGGGCGAACAACGCCTTCCAACTGGATTTCACCTTTTAG